The genomic stretch TCACGGTTGCAACCACCGCCCCTACCAAAATGCCGCAGGCCATGCGGGGCGAGGCCACAATCAGCGCTCCGAAAACGAGAATGGACGTCAGGAAAAGATTCGCGGCCCGAAAGGCCAGCATAAAGGTTTCATCGAGATCCCCTCGAAGTACCTTGCGAATCACGCTTTTCCTCCTTTTCTTTTTTCCCCTTCTCCCTCAAACCTCTTGGTGAGCAGTAGAAAATTCTTGACCCCGCCCCCAAGCCCGAAAAGAAAACATATTATGGTGAGCCAGGGATATGTCTTCTTTTCAAAAAGCCATGTATCGAGATAATAACCTGTAATAACACCCGCAAACACGGAAAAAACAATTGATAGGGCAATGGTTGTGGCAGTGCTCAAATTTCGAAACAGAAATGTGAGCTCT from Deltaproteobacteria bacterium encodes the following:
- a CDS encoding AtpZ/AtpI family protein; protein product: MGTIKEELTFLFRNLSTATTIALSIVFSVFAGVITGYYLDTWLFEKKTYPWLTIICFLFGLGGGVKNFLLLTKRFEGEGEKRKGGKA